A window from Nitrosopumilus sp. encodes these proteins:
- a CDS encoding adenylate/guanylate cyclase domain-containing protein, with translation MTIKEEIVFEDNFSVLDDSIDNSNRAMNPSDYLVAFSGQTKSYCVGLVDMVGSTKIAATIGNEKIPRYYQIFLNSMAKILTRFGGFVIKNVGDCLIYYFPESSKSTRKYGFMSCIECSLAMLEYHDKICERLAREGLPPVNYRISADYGSVVLMKSNTSESLDMIGSPVNMCSKINYAATKNCSVIGGDLYRMVKKFDDYKFKEVKGFSIGLKYSYPVYEIQRK, from the coding sequence ATGACCATAAAAGAAGAAATTGTATTTGAGGACAATTTTTCAGTGTTAGATGACAGTATTGATAATTCTAATAGAGCCATGAATCCCTCAGATTATCTAGTTGCATTTTCTGGACAAACCAAAAGTTATTGTGTTGGACTAGTTGACATGGTAGGATCTACAAAGATTGCAGCCACTATTGGAAATGAAAAGATCCCAAGGTACTACCAAATATTTCTAAACTCCATGGCAAAGATTCTGACCAGGTTTGGCGGTTTTGTGATAAAAAATGTTGGGGATTGCCTGATATACTATTTTCCAGAGTCATCAAAATCAACTAGAAAATATGGATTCATGTCATGTATAGAGTGCAGTCTTGCAATGCTTGAATACCATGATAAAATATGCGAAAGACTGGCCAGAGAAGGATTACCTCCTGTGAATTATAGAATCAGTGCTGATTACGGATCTGTAGTTTTGATGAAGTCAAACACTTCTGAATCCTTAGATATGATTGGATCGCCTGTAAACATGTGCTCAAAGATAAACTATGCTGCCACAAAAAATTGTTCCGTGATAGGAGGGGATCTTTATCGCATGGTAAAAAAATTTGATGATTACAAATTCAAGGAAGTAAAAGGATTCTCAATTGGATTGAAGTATTCATACCCTGTATATGAGATTCAAAGGAAATGA